DNA from Yamadazyma tenuis chromosome 5, complete sequence:
gaacctccaccaacttcatTGATACTCTAACAATGGATTTTACAAACAACGCTCTCCGGACTGATTTCCCAATCGACACCATTGTCTGTGATCCTCCTTACGGGGTGAGAGAAGGTTTGAAGGTTTGCGGGGCTAAGAATGAGGAAAAGGCTGCTGGAAGAGAAAATGTTGTTATTGACGGTGAGAAGGCCCATCTAAGAAGAGACTTCATACCTCCCAAAAAACCATATGAGTTGTCCAATTTGTTGGACGACCTTCTTCGGTTCTCTGCCAACAGATTACCTGTGGGTGGAAGACTAGCATTCTGGATGCCGACCGCCaatgatgagtttgaaatcaaccaaattCCTCAGCATGAGAACCTCGAGTTGTTGTATAACTTGGAACAGGAGTTCCACAAATGGTCCCGGAGATTGTTGGTGTACGTCAAACGAGGCAACGACTACATGGGGATCACCAGAAATGGGCTCAAGGAGAATCacatcaaaaacttcagAGAAAGATATTTCATGGGGTTCAGTGAAAACAGTAAGCAGTAAACAAAATATAGAATACACATTGACAAAATGCGAAAGTCGCGGAAACTGGTTTTTGATTGAACTAGCTTTGTCGAACAAGAACATAATGGATATACTAAAGTAAGTACAGACCAGGCAACTGTTAATATTGCAGTTGCCACCCACCAAGCAGCAAAAACTAACTGTTGATTTAGAACCGAAAAATCCAATCCAAGGGGTATCCCTGAAGCACCTTTTATTGACAAGGTGGAAAATTTCGTGAAGGATGTGGAAACCGATTTCGATAAGGTCATGCAAGCGTTCCAAGACCGGTTACAACAATACAAGTACATGGAGATGTCAAAGAGAAACCAAttgaatgatttgaacGTAAAGATCCCCGATATAGAAAAGAATTTGGACATTATAAATTTCATAAAGCAAAAGAAGAGTGCAGAACTTGACGATGAGATTTCcgacgaagatgaaaacAGCCAGAACATTCAAGCAAACTATGAGTTGAACGACACGTTGTATACCCAGGCTGTCATCGAAACGGAAAAGTTGGATTCGGTTTACTTATGGCTTGGGGCAGAGGTGATGTTGGAGTACCCATTGGACGAGGCGGTGGAATTATTGAACgagagattgaagaacaacaacGAGCAAGTTGCAATCATCAAGGAAgatttggtgtttttgaaagagaaTATCACCACCATGGAAGTGAATACGGCCAGATTATATAACTGGGATGTtgagagaagaagaaactccCGGGTTGAAGATGGCACCAAGAATCTCAAGATCTGAGATTCCACTGTATATATATAGCTTTGGCATATTCCAATAAAATCATTTGCAATTATAAATATCGTATAAAATAATTGGTCGTTCGACCCTCCCTCATTTTTCTAGCGAGATCCATCACCCATTTCTGATCAGATACACCACAACGATCACAATTTCCTAAAAGATTACTACGCACGCCGCGAACAcatattcatcaacaattgTGATTAGGAGGATACAATGGCTGGCTACAAACCGTTTCCCTGGTGGAGATTGGTCATCTACGACTCGTTGTTATGGGTTTTGAATGTGACATTCGATTGTTTTTTCAGGGAAATTCGGTCTAGAGGGGCGTTCAAGATCCCCCTGACCGGCCCCGTTATCTTCGTGGGTGCTCCTCACGCTAACCAGTTTGTCGACCCGGTTATTCTTATGAATTTGGTAAAGAAAGTAAGTGGGAGGCGAGTGAGCTTCCTTATTGCTGCCAAATCTTATCGATTGAAGATTATTGGTATGATGTCAAAGTGCCAGTTGTCAATTCCAGTGGAAAGACCCCAGGATAACTTGGCACCTGGAAAGGGTAAgatttttgttgatttcgaaAAGGATGCTTGTTTGATTACTGGGAGAAACACCTCTTTCACCGAGTACTTAACCCCCAAATGTCTTTTGGCTTTACCCAAGTCGTTGGGAGCTTCTGAAGTATTGGAGATCATTGACGACACCCATGTCATTATCAGGAAGCCCTTTAAAAACACTGAAAAGATTGTAAAAATGTTGAAAGATGGGTCTGACTTTAAGTATGccagaaaagttgatcaaaacgAAGTCTACCAGCAAGTGTTTGGCCACTTGGCTCACGGAAACTGTATTGGGATTTTCCCCGAAGGAGGTTCACATGACAGAACGGACTTGTTGCCAATAAAAGCAGGTGTTGCAATCATGGCATTGGGTGCTATGGCAGCTTATCCTGACTGTGATGTGAAGATTGTTCCTTGTGGGATGAATTATTTCAATGCCCATAAGTTCAGAAGTAGAGCTGTGATTGAATACGGAAATCCGATTGAGATCTCCAAAGAGTTGATCCAAAGATATAAAGACCCCCAAACTAACAGGGAGGCTGTTAAAGAACTATTGGATGTCATCACTGATGGGTTACGAGCCGTCACCGTGACTTGTGATTCGTTTGATACGTTGATGGTTGTCCAGGCGGCCAGAAGATTGTATGCCAATCATTTTGCTGCTCGTTTACCTCTTCCTCTCGTGATTGAGATGAACCGAAGATTGGTACTTGGTTATAAAACATATGAAAATGAACCTCGAGTACAGAAAATGAAGGCCAGGATCTTCGAGTACAATACCAGATTGGACCAAATCCACTTACCCGAccatcttcttgaaaatttcaatGAGAAGAGCAAATTCAGAAGTTTAGGTATTTTGTCTTACAGGTTTACAAAGTTGGTTTTGCTCTTTGTTTTGGCATTACCAGGAGCCATTTTGTTTTCCCCAGTATTCTTGATTGCCAAAATCATATCCAAAAAGAAGCAAGAAGCAGCGTTGGCCAACTCTGTGGTAAAAATCAAAGGAAACGATGTGGTTGCAACCTGGAAGATTTTGGTTAGTTTAGTCATTGCTCCGATTTTCTACAGTTTCTACGCTACTGTGGGGGCTTTCGTTACCAGGAACTattttgacttcaactttggaACCATCAAACTATGGATTGGGTTGTACTGTTTCAACGTTTTGATCACATATTCTGCATTATTAACCGGAGAACAAGGTTTGGATACATTTAAAAGTTTGAGACCGTTGTATATCTCATTAATTGACGGTTCTTcaatcaaggaattgaaacAATTCAGGAGTGAATTGACAGATGAGATTACCGAGATTGTTGACGAATTTGGCTGGAAGTTATTCCCACAagatttcaacttgttggagatgaacgacgaagaagaggatcAGTTAACTGTGACCATGAAGAACCGTAGAAAGCTCAAGAAAGAGGCGTCTTCCGATTCTTCTACATCTTTGAGCTCAcaattttcttcatcttcgtctaTTTCAGATGGTGTTTCATTATTGAACTCAGAACATTCTTTAACAAACATTCCAATGTTCAGTGACTATCAATTACACGAAAACCAAAACGCTACGTTGACACCAAACGTTGATTCCGATGACTATGCCATTTCCAGAGCTTCGAGTCAtttggagttgaactttGGACATAAAAGAACTAACTCAGATATGCATCAAAAGTTAACTGACAAGATTAAATTGAAAATGAGAGAGAAATGggaagagaaagagaaactTGAATAGGTCATTGGACGCTGAATATGCATAATTAACATAATATAATTTATTAAGATTGAACGCTAGCTTGCTTGGAGTAGAATTCGATAACTTGTTCTGACGTAGtagcatcttcaacacctttgtCTTCTCTGATTCTCAAGAATCTCGGAAATCTCAACGAAATACCCTTGGTAAATTCCTGATGCCCAGCCTTGTAAATAGGACTCAATGACAAATCAGCTGTTAACACCTCAAACAATGTGGTAGGTTCGAACCAAACATCAGGCACCGCACTGGGGTCGTAGACGTAGGAACCTTTCGGTTGTGAGATTTCAGTAGGATGCAAACTATTGTAGAGACTCGTTAAGTCTTCATCCGAAAACCCAGTACCGATTTTGCACGTGGTTTCGAATTCACcagtatcatcattatAACTTGCCAAAAGGAATCCACCATAATTACCGGTACGTTTACCTCTGCCGTTATAGGCACCAACTACgaccaaatccaaagagtCCCCAACACCAGCCAAGTaatccttcttcaatttgagccaatttcttgatctttttgatGGCTCGTAGTAAGACTCTTTTGAATTTaacatcttcaccatcaatCCCTCGCAACTGTCTTTAACGGACTGGTCCAAGAATATTTGCAACTCATCAAGATTTGATGAGTTACGAGATGTAGCAAAACAAAACTTCCCTTCGATTGGTTTCAAATTCTCATACATGAGTTCTCTTCTCTCTGCCAACGTCTTGTTGACAACAGATTCCCCATTTAAGTACAATATGTCAAAGGCGAATAAACAGATGTGGACTTTGATATCTTTTTCATTGACatcttttctctttctcgTAGACAAGACTTGGAATGGCAAGATCTTGTTTAACTGTCTGTCCCAAGCAACTGCCTCACAATCTAAAATCAACAGTTTTATAG
Protein-coding regions in this window:
- the SCT1 gene encoding Glycerol-3-phosphate/dihydroxyacetone phosphate acyltransferase (COG:I; EggNog:ENOG503NVRF) produces the protein MAGYKPFPWWRLVIYDSLLWVLNVTFDCFFREIRSRGAFKIPSTGPVIFVGAPHANQFVDPVILMNLVKKVSGRRVSFLIAAKSYRLKIIGMMSKCQLSIPVERPQDNLAPGKGKIFVDFEKDACLITGRNTSFTEYLTPKCLLALPKSLGASEVLEIIDDTHVIIRKPFKNTEKIVKMLKDGSDFKYARKVDQNEVYQQVFGHLAHGNCIGIFPEGGSHDRTDLLPIKAGVAIMALGAMAAYPDCDVKIVPCGMNYFNAHKFRSRAVIEYGNPIEISKELIQRYKDPQTNREAVKELLDVITDGLRAVTVTCDSFDTLMVVQAARRLYANHFAARLPLPLVIEMNRRLVLGYKTYENEPRVQKMKARIFEYNTRLDQIHLPDHLLENFNEKSKFRSLGILSYRFTKLVLLFVLALPGAILFSPVFLIAKIISKKKQEAALANSVVKIKGNDVVATWKILVSLVIAPIFYSFYATVGAFVTRNYFDFNFGTIKLWIGLYCFNVLITYSALLTGEQGLDTFKSLRPLYISLIDGSSIKELKQFRSELTDEITEIVDEFGWKLFPQDFNLLEMNDEEEDQLTVTMKNRRKLKKEASSDSSTSLSSQFSSSSSISDGVSLLNSEHSLTNIPMFSDYQLHENQNATLTPNVDSDDYAISRASSHLELNFGHKRTNSDMHQKLTDKIKLKMREKWEEKEKLE
- a CDS encoding uncharacterized protein (EggNog:ENOG503NX0J; BUSCO:EOG09264UVA; COG:O), which translates into the protein MDILKTEKSNPRGIPEAPFIDKVENFVKDVETDFDKVMQAFQDRLQQYKYMEMSKRNQLNDLNVKIPDIEKNLDIINFIKQKKSAELDDEISDEDENSQNIQANYELNDTLYTQAVIETEKLDSVYLWLGAEVMLEYPLDEAVELLNERLKNNNEQVAIIKEDLVFLKENITTMEVNTARLYNWDVERRRNSRVEDGTKNLKI